A genome region from Brassica oleracea var. oleracea cultivar TO1000 chromosome C2, BOL, whole genome shotgun sequence includes the following:
- the LOC106324024 gene encoding uncharacterized protein LOC106324024: MGGSPPCGGSVRTVKDCRRQAITAQKWPSQVEADHQISFSAAETHGISMPHNDPLLIDIGIGECQVTKVLVDTGSSVHLIFRDTLDKMGVDLRDMKPSSRTLTGFNGSSEQMIGTIRLPVYAGNVTRTVKFPVIRAKAPYNAIIKTPWLHSMKAIPSTYHQCVKFPGKDGTTQTIREDQRAARGLLIETNT; the protein is encoded by the coding sequence ATGGGTGGTTCACCCCCTTGCGGGGGCTCTGTAAGAACAGTTAAAGATTGCAGGCGACAAGCCATAACCGCCCAAAAGTGGCCTTCGCAAGTCGAAGCAGACCATCAAATCTCTTTCTCGGCGGCCGAAACTCACGGCATCAGCATGCCGCATAACGACCCACTCTTAATTGATATCGGAATCGGTGAATGCCAGGTCACGAAGGTTCTCGTCGACACAGGCAGCTCAGTCCACCTCATCTTTCGGGACACGCTCGACAAGATGGGAGTCGACCTGCGAGACATGAAGCCCTCCTCACGTACTCTCACGGGGTTCAATGGTTCCTCGGAACAGATGATTGGGACAATTCGTCTCCCAGTTTACGCAGGTAATGTGACCCGCACCGTTAAGTTCCCTGTTATCCGGGCTAAGGCGCCCTACAACGCAATCATCAAAACGCCATGGTTACACTCCATGAAAGCCATTCCCTCCACCTATCACCAATGCGTTAAGTTCCCTGGGAAAGATGGAACGACGCAGACGATTCGCGAGGACCAACGGGCCGCGAGAGGGCTCCTTATCGAAACCAATACATAA